The following are encoded together in the Acidobacteriota bacterium genome:
- a CDS encoding PDZ domain-containing protein, with translation MARTGSTMTTRTRLLVLTLTTPLVVFTLVGGLLGQQRSAPGAYPHLRVFDDVVSLIFGSYVEEPNPETVLDGAMLGLAEGLDPDSSYLDAAQVKLLDAPASAAPGVTGIALTRQYYLRVVAARDGSPAAKAGLHTGDYIRAIDGKSTRHMSVHEGERLLRGAVGSSVALTVLRGSQTDVHEVPLTRAAPLDPAVTTRIVAPGVGLVRVPAFSTQTAARVKQAVTDVTKQGATQVLIDLRHTTDGEPALGVDTARLFVKSGTLAILEARGQGQQKTEAQTGDGAITMPVTLLTTNGTSQAAEVFAAALVDNDRAKTVGERTLGRAAAQKLVKLPDGSALWLTHARWLTPKGTAIHGTGLVPAVPVAEPDVEFGAPPPTEDPILDKAIETATGQAPARAAA, from the coding sequence ATGGCTCGCACCGGCTCCACGATGACCACGCGCACGCGACTTCTCGTCCTGACGCTCACGACACCGCTGGTCGTGTTCACTCTCGTTGGCGGCCTGCTCGGCCAGCAGCGCTCAGCGCCGGGTGCATACCCGCACCTGCGCGTGTTCGACGATGTCGTGTCGCTCATCTTCGGCAGCTATGTCGAGGAACCGAACCCGGAGACGGTGCTCGACGGCGCGATGCTCGGGCTGGCCGAAGGGCTCGACCCCGACAGCTCCTATCTCGACGCCGCGCAGGTGAAGCTGCTCGACGCCCCCGCATCCGCTGCACCCGGCGTGACGGGGATCGCGCTCACGCGCCAGTACTACCTGCGCGTGGTGGCGGCGCGCGACGGTTCGCCCGCGGCCAAGGCCGGCCTGCACACGGGCGACTACATCAGGGCGATCGACGGCAAGTCCACGCGCCACATGTCGGTCCACGAAGGCGAGCGCCTGCTGCGGGGGGCTGTCGGATCCAGCGTGGCGCTCACCGTGCTGCGCGGCAGCCAGACGGACGTGCACGAAGTTCCCCTCACGCGCGCGGCGCCGCTCGACCCGGCCGTCACCACCCGCATCGTGGCACCCGGGGTGGGGCTGGTACGGGTACCGGCGTTCAGCACGCAGACGGCGGCCCGCGTGAAGCAGGCGGTGACCGACGTCACCAAGCAGGGTGCCACGCAGGTGCTCATCGACCTGCGCCACACCACCGACGGCGAGCCGGCGCTCGGCGTGGACACCGCGCGCCTGTTCGTGAAGTCGGGCACGCTGGCGATCCTCGAAGCCCGCGGGCAGGGGCAGCAGAAGACCGAGGCGCAGACCGGCGACGGTGCCATCACGATGCCTGTCACCCTGCTGACCACCAACGGCACGTCGCAAGCGGCCGAGGTGTTCGCGGCGGCGCTGGTGGACAACGACAGGGCGAAGACCGTCGGCGAGCGGACGCTCGGCAGGGCCGCGGCGCAGAAACTGGTCAAGCTGCCAGACGGCAGCGCGCTCTGGCTGACCCACGCCCGCTGGCTGACGCCGAAAGGCACGGCCATCCACGGCACGGGGTTGGTGCCGGCCGTGCCGGTCGCCGAGCCGGACGTCGAGTTCGGCGCGCCGCCGCCCACCGAGGATCCCATCCTCGACAAGGCCATCGAAACGGCCACGGGCCAGGCTCCTGCCAGGGCCGCGGCATAG